The following coding sequences lie in one Salmo salar chromosome ssa13, Ssal_v3.1, whole genome shotgun sequence genomic window:
- the LOC106566849 gene encoding cold shock domain-containing protein E1 isoform X6, translated as MGSPWKGFVEFTLPASPPAAFVSADLSSTSPVGLSLSPYGRSCDPVLTPLSDMERVHSEPPLARNTASATSVVAIPRSFSVSHKKHKRTPLYQRSMSFDPGMLHNGHTAFANGTAVGIRETGVVEKLLTSYGFIQCSERQARLFFHCSQYNGNLQELKIGDDVEFEVSSDRRTGKPIAVKLLKIKPEVLPEERISGQVGPDSHASPFTVLHGYIHPVVSAIPTHLDGKSAPGQVPTGSVCYERNGYGFLPTQEVFYLTYTPDDIEGNMHLDTGDKVSFYMETNKHTGAVSAHNIVLVKKKQMRCQGVVCATKEAFGFIERADVVKEIFFHYSEFKGDLEALQAGDDVEFTIKERNGKEVATDVRLLAQGTVIFEDISIEQFEGTVIKVIPKVTTKNQNDPLPGRICARISYTDKELLFGEKDTKSKVTLLEGDHVQFNISTDRRDKLERATNIDILPDTFHFTKESREMVRTLRRSMGVIAAMRDGFGFIKCVDRDARMFFHFSEVLEESQLHISDEVEFTVVPDMLSAQRNHAVRIKKLPKGTVSFHTQSEQRFVGVVEKETTAAITNNKSASPSKAKEKEAEEGVISYEDCGVKLTVSYHVKDLEGAAQPQAGDKVEFSINEVKRTGQQSAVTIKILNRTVNTKRLLGYIATLKDNFGFIETANHDQEIFFHYSELCGDMENLELGDTVEYTLSKGKGNKVSAEKVTKVAAVNSVGQDVGEAVMLGKVVRPLRSVDPSQTEYQGLIEHSEEEGTKGQNYPFGIMGMTNKADCLQKGELVKFQLCTVAQTGQKMACNVVPQRKALVECVKDQFGFITYEVGESKKLFFHVKEVQDGLELQTGDEVEFSVILNQRTGKCSACNVRRVSEGPKPVATPRPDRLVNRLKSITLDDASAPRLVIVRQPRGPDNSKGFNVERKTRQPGVID; from the exons ATGGGCAGCCCCTGGAAAGGCTTTGTCGAGTTTACCTTGCCCGCGTCGCCGCCTGCCGCGTTCGTTAGCGCTGACCTGAGCAGCACCTCGCCCGTCGGACTCAGCCTGTCACCGTACGGCCGATCC TGTGACCCAGTCCTGACCCCACTGTCAGATATGGAGAGAGTGCACTCTGAACCCCCTTTGGCACGTAATACTGCCTCTGCCACCTCTGTGGTGGCTATCCCCCGCTCGTTCTCGGTTTCCCACAAAAAACACAAGCGGACACCCCTGTATCAGAGATCA ATGAGTTTTGACCCTGGCATGCTCCACAATGGGCACACCGCGTTTGCCAACGGCACGGCGGTGGGCATCAGGGAGACTGGCGTGGTGGAGAAGCTGCTCACCTCCTATGGGTTCATCCAGTGCTCGGAGCGGCAGGCACGCCTCTTCTTTCACTGCTCCCAGTACAACGGCAACCTGCAGGAGCTCAAGATAGGAG aTGATGTGGAGTTTGAAGTGTCCTCAGACAGGCGTACTGGCAAGCCCATAGCAGTGAAGCTGCTTAAGATCAAACCAGAGGTGCTTCCAGAGGAGCGCATCTCGGGCCAGGTGGGGCCAGACTCGCACGCCTCTCCATTTACTGTGCTGCATGGTTATATTCATCCA GTCGTCTCAGCGATTCCTACTCACCTGGATGGCAAGTCTGCTCCAGGGCAGGTGCCCACTGGCAGTGTGTGCTACGAGAGAAATGGG TATGGATTCCTTCCCACGCAGGAGGTGTTTTACTTGACCTACACCCCAGACGACATAGAGGGCAACATGCACCTGGACACGGGAGACAAAGTCAGCTTCTACATGGAAACCAACAAGCA CACCGGTGCAGTCAGTGCACACAACATTGTCCTGGTAAAGAAGAAACAGATGAGGTGCCAGGGGGTTGTCTGTGCCACCAAG GAGGCCTTTGGGTTCATTGAGAGAGCTGACGTGGTGAAGGAGATCTTCTTCCACTACAGCGAGTTCAAGGGCGACCTGGAGGCCCTGCAGGCCGGCGACGACGTGGAGTTTACCATCAAAGAGAGAAAC GGGAAAGAGGTGGCTACTGACGTGAGGCTGCTCGCCCAGGGGACAGTCATATTTGAGGACATCAGCATCGAGCAGTTTGAAGGCACTGTTATCAAGGTCATCCCTAAAGTAACAACCAAGAACCAG AATGATCCACTACCAGGCCGCATCTGTGCCAGGATCAGTTACACGGACAAGGAGCTCCTGTTTGGTGAGAAGGACACCAAGTCCAAGGTGACCCTGCTGGAAGGTGACCATGTGCAGTTCAACATTTCCACGGACCGAAGGGACAAGCTGGAGCGGGCCACCAACATCGACATCCTGCCCGATACCTTCCACTTCACCAAGGAGTCCCGTGAGATGGTAAGGACCCTGAGGAGATCCATG GGTGTGATCGCTGCCATGCGCGACGGCTTTGGCTTCATCAAGTGTGTGGACCGGGACGCCAGGATGTTCTTTCACTTTAGCGAGGTCCTGGAGGAGAGCCAGCTGCACATCTCTGACGAAGTAGAGTTCACCGTTGTGCCC GACATGCTGTCTGCCCAGAGGAACCATGCGGTGCGCATCAAGAAGCTGCCCAAAGGCACCGTATCCTTCCATACCCAGTCTGAGCAGCGCTTTGTGGGCGTGGTAGAGAAGGAGACCACGGCAGCCATCACCAACAACAAGAGCGCAAGCCCCAGCAAGGCCAAAGAGAAG GAAGCAGAAGAGGGAGTGATTTCTTATGAGGACTGTGGAGTGAAGCTGACTGTGTCGTACCATGTCAAAGACCTGGAGGGAGCTGCCCAGCCACAGGCAGGAGACAAG GTGGAGTTCTCCATCAATGAGGTAAAGAGGACGGGCCAGCAGAGTGCGGTCACGATTAAGATCCTCAACCGCACAGTCAACACCAAAAGGCTGCTGGGATACATCGCCACCCTGAAAGACAACTTTGGGTTCATTGAGACGGCCAATCACGATCAAGAGATCTTCTTTCACTACAG TGAGCTGTGTGGAGACATGGAGAACCTGGAGCTGGGTGACACTGTGGAATACACCCTGTCCAAGGGCAAAGGAAACAAAGTCAGCGCTGAGAAGGTTACGAAGGTAGCAGCAG TGAATAGTGTGGGGCAGGATGTTGGTGAGGCGGTGATGCTGGGGAAGGTGGTGCGCCCTCTGCGTAGTGTGGACCCGTCGCAGACAGAGTACCAGGGGCTCATCGAGCACTCAGAGGAAG AGGGCACGAAGGGCCAGAATTACCCCTTTGGCATCATGGGCATGACAAACAAGGCAGACTGTCTGCAGAAAGGAGAGCTGGTGAAGTTCCAGCTGTGCACAGTGGCCCAGACAGGACAGAAGATGGCTTGCAACGTTGTCCCCCAACGCAAAGCCTTAGTGGAGTGCGTCAAGGACCAG TTTGGTTTCATCACATATGAAGTTGGTGAGAGTAAGAAGCTGTTTTTCCATGTCAAAGAGGTGCAGGATGGCTTGGAGCTCCAGACTGGGGATGAGGTGGAGTTCTCAGTCATTCTCAACCAACGCACAGGGAAATGTAGTGCCTGCAATGTGCGCAGAGTCAG TGAAGGGCCTAAACCGGTGGCAACCCCCCGTCCCGATCGTTTGGTCAACCGGCTCAAGAGCATCACCCTGGATGACGCTAGCGCCCCCCGCCTAGTCATTGTGAGACAGCCCCGTGGCCCTGACAACTCAAAG GGCTTCAACGTGGAGCGGAAGACTCGTCAACCGGGTGTAATTGACTGA